tctcctcacccataaaatgggaataattccCATATCATCAAGTAATACTGAGGTTTTAGATGTTATTTGCAGAAGGCCTACCAGAATCTTATACATCagtagataattattttaaagcagatGGCACAAGAGAAGTCATCAGAGGGATTACTCAAAGCTggaaaaatttaagagaaaacttTCCATTCTCTGTACTTCATTTTCCCCTTCTTTGTAGCATTCTTACACTTTGTTTCTCTTCTAATCAGATGTGCTCCTCATGCTATACAAGTTGATTTAATTTGCTTTATCTTGGTATCTTCTTCCAGCCCCTCCATCACCCTCCAAGTACCTACCAGTGGCTTGTCCAAAGACAGCAATAAATTGACACCTGAAAAGTCCaactgcaggagaatttttacatcACTACAATTCAGCCTGAGGAAAGTGGGACCCTCCTCTGGAAATAGGAAGAGAAGAATAGAAAAGTTCCTAGACTACAAATTATTTCTTTAACTATCAATGGTAGAAATTTCAGAAACAGCATTTTGCTTAGCTTACTTCATTCCCTACTTTCTACTAAGGTAACAGTGACATCTGAGAACAAGGCTTACCTATTTGCACCATTTCTTCATTACCAGCctggaaaggagggggaaaagtaagaaaaagaaacagttacTGGGTTTCATCTTATCACCTTGTGAGTTTTATTTCTACCATTAATGCTTTTCAGGAGCTGGCTAATCAGGAGGTGCTGGAGACCGGGGTTGGTGTCTAAAGGCTGCACCTCCGCTTGTAGAAGGTTCTTGCGGCAGAAGCATGAACTAGTTCAATAACAATTTGGGACAGGGTGTTGTTTGctcatttcaattttaatttaacATTCATGAAGCCAGCAAAAATAAATACTGACACTCAATATTCTCTTCTGAAAACTCCTCAGCGGTAGAAAAGAAAGGCTCTGAATTTATACGTGCAAAAAGAAGTCTGATTTATCAGATTTGAAGTCAGAAATCAGCTCGACAATTTTATACTTTCTACCCTATGGTCGAACCAGGAGGACCAGAGACGCTACCAAAACTCACAGAGAAATTCTGTACCCAAAGTCCCACCGGCCCTGCGCTGATGATTTACTACAAACGGCTCGGCTTGTCCCGCTGAGCCTTCTCAAGGACTCTTCTGAGAACATCGGGCTTCACCTTGAGTCTCCaaagggtgggggctgggccgaAAAGAAACAGAGCTGCACTCAACTTAGCTTTAAAAAGAGGAGGAGTTgtgcagagggggaggggagaaaagcgGCCGGCgcctccagcctctgcccaggAAAATGCAGGGCAGGAAACGTCCCCGGGCCCCCCTCCACAACTGTCAAACCCCAGCCCGGCCGCGGTCCTCCCAGGACACGTGTCTACTGGATCGCTCCCTGTCCGGCCCAAGGACTTCCTGAAACCCCCGCATCCGGCTGCCCGAAAAAGCTGTGAGTCAGTGAGGAGAGAAAGCCCCGCGAACCCGACTCCGGCTGCAGCAACCAGAGTACTGGGATCCTGGACCCAGCGTCCAGAACTTCATTCAAGCGCCCAGACCGCCCTCCGGAAAGGGGAAACCCAGATGGCCCGGCGAGGATGCGAATTGGCTGCAGTTTGTCACCAGGAATTGTTACGAATGCCGCAAAGTGAAGCCCTAGGTGTGACAAGCCTGGGCTCCCCGAGTGGGAGTCCTAACCTCCCGTGCAATtcaaacccccacccccagaaagcCCCGCACGCTGCACCCAGCCCTTGAAACACCGTTCGTGAATGCACAAGATAACAGGGaaggatgggagggggaggaggagagagaggaggggaaagaggggaggaacTTTTTCGGGAAAAGGTTGGGTTTgagttttttattgttattattttccaCTTACTTGTCCATCagctgaagtcctaacctctaCCAGAGCGGCTGCTATCAACCAAAGTGACAGGAGAACCATCACGAGTCGAGTTCACTTTTCAACCACTGGGCAAAACAAATGCCCAGAGCAAATCCCCCCAAAAtaagtttcttaaaaagtaaaaatcaaaataaaaaaggaaaaaaataacagaattaaaaaaaaaaaactgatcttCCGTGCTTTGcttcaatgaaaatgaaatctgagCTCTGAGACTGGCCCCCTCTGCTCTGCAGTTCTTTCCACTTCACCTTCTCACCCCGTCCTCCCAAACAGAGTGTGCAGGAGCGAGAAGGTGCTGCGAGCTGGGCACGGGCTGCgccaggagagggggaagggacGAGGGGTTTCCAACTATCTCTGCCCGAAGCGGCTTTTTCTAGGCTTTTCGAGCACCATTGGTCCCTAAGGTTAGCGCTGAGAATGCTTGGGTCCCCTGGAGCACAGCAGGGGGAAGTATTAAAGAGAGAGACGAGCGAGCGGGAGCGGGAGAAAGACGCAGGGAGAGGGCGACTCCGCCGCTCGCACAGAGGTGGGGGCGGGAGGAGccggaggggaggaggaggaggcaggcggaggaggtgggaggagtgggCCGCTCGCCGGCTCCTGTTGCTCGCAGAGCGGCCGTCTGCTCGCTGCCGGCGACCCGCAGGGCGCTAATAAGGCGGCCGGAGCCCCCCGGGCGGCCCCTCCCGCCGCTGCGCCCACGTCACGCGAGGCCGGGGCCCGCGCCCCCTGCGCCCGCCCGGGCGGGCGCGGCCGGCGCTGGAGGAgcggggaggagtggggaggacgCCGCCGGCGGCTGGCCCCAGGCAGGGTCAGGGTTTGAAACCACGAGGGGACTCGAGTGGCCCGGATTCGACCCACACACCTCCCCTCAACCCGGGATCCTGTCCTTCCCCGCGAGATGGGCGAGGGGAGGTGGCAGTCCAGGAGAGCCACGGACCCCGACTGGCGGGACCTGCTTTGAGTTAATTATAGGAAGGGGGAGGGTCCAAAGGCCGGTCCTGGGCTTTAGGAAATTCACCTCGTCCTACCTCCACTGCTCTCCCAGCCGGGGACCCGTCTCCCCGGAGAGAACCCCGGGAACCTTCCGGTCCGGTCATTAGGACGCGGTCACCTCCCCTCCGGACACCAGACGCCTAGcacgttttttctttttttcttttgggatgTGCTTCTTCCCCCCTTTAAGTTGTTTATGCTTTATTAGTTTATATTAGTTTTAAACGATGCCATGTGTCTTTCTTGAGTCACCCGGATGCTTCCGTTTATCACAAGAGTACACACACAGGCCTAGCGTCTCTTCCTCTCACCAAGATTAAGTTATCAAATGATTTCTGCCCTGTGTGGCTCGGAGCTTCCTGGGAAGAGATAACACCAACCTGGGCTCCAGAGACTTCAGAGTTTGCTGGAATCCAAGCCCAGGCCCACTTCCTTAGCGTTGACTCCTGTGGGCAACTTTCCAGGGAGGAGAGGGATGGAAAAGGAAATACTTCCAACTTCCACTGACCGGTTTCTGACACTCCCTCTCTAGAACAGATCATGAGACAAGAGTGAAAAGGCACAAATTTAGGTCTGATTTTCAAGACTTCAACTGGAAGGAGTCTTTCAGAGGCCTGCCTAAAAGAAAATGTGCAGAAACTACTGTTTGTTTTGGTAAGGGATGTCTCAATACGTCatagttccttttcttttaaaaacggTGTGAGTTTGGAGGGTTTGGAGGGCATACTTTGATTCATTATTTAATCGTTGCATCTTTACCTTACAGGTGGTTTGTGTTCACTGATGTGTTGTCTGCTAAGTCTTCTCAAAATCGTGTATACAGGGCACTTACATGTTCAAACGAGAAACCAAATGGCCCCACCTAGTAACGTGGGGTATTACATTAATTAGTTATTAGCTGGATCCTGTTTAGACCTCAGCACCGAAGTATCTCTAAAGCAGTTTTTTCCTTCAATTAAAGCCTTCAGCAGTTTTGTAACCTGTCATTGACTTACTATCTGGGAGTGATTTGTTGAATTTTGTAcctaattttcttatttattataaagaaataatctttatattgtataaataaaaattatatcaacTTATGGCAACAAGTAAAAGAATAATAGAGTACAAATCAGAAACCCTAGGGTCTAGGCCCCGCTAACAGCTGTCTGGCCTTCACAAATCTCTAAAATTCTGTTTTGGTTTTCCGCCTATGAGATATTTCAGCTCTACAGTTCTCTGATTTTAAGGAATAGCAAATATTGTATTTAGCATGGAGTTAGAGCAgtcctttttgttttggtttcataAAATTCAGACGTTTATCATTATCATAACTTCTGGTACAATAAGGAATTCATGTGACTTTCATGAAAACAGTGGCTTTAGAATTTTTTGGCCATGACAGTGAAAAGATGTATTTTGCACTGTGACCCAATAAAAGTTTCATGATTCAGTACTTACTAGGTACAACCACCCTGATACTTGCTATCCCATTTGTTTCGTTTAGTTTTCCCAAATCCTCAGGATATACACTTCATTGATTTCACAACCCACTGAGTTCATGACCCTCATTCTGACAAACATTGAGAGTATATAATAAGGTTTATATTCTTGGATTCTAAATAAGTTGAGTTCTTATTAATAAGGTTCTCCCAATGTACTGCAAGACAAAGTTTCCCAAAGTGTGATGTGGAATGTTAGatgttttaccaaaaaaaaaaagaagaagaagaagaagaagaagaagaagaagaagaagaagaggaagaggaagaggaagaggaagaggaagaagaagaagaagaagaagaggaaggattCTCTGACAATCAACTGAAGTTTGTGAACTGCTCATTTGAACAGAATgaaatggatttatttatttcaaaacttCACGGACTTTATAATCCTAAGTGCATTGTAAGTCTTCAAGAGAGAGATGTAGTGCTTTGGCCCACATTGATGTGAGCACAGAATGCTTTTTTCTCACGCTTTATGCTCCGAGGAACACACTTGGGGAATTGCCATTACAATGACCAATTGCTAAAGTAGAATGAACTTTGAGAGAGGTAGGATTCACATACAGATTCCACCTCAGTCTTCTCAACTCTAAAATTGGCTTACTAATACTGCTTTTGCAAAATGTTCATGAAAATTAACATAATCTTGGATTTAAACTGTCTAGCACATTGTCTAGACCATAGCAAGGgtttaaatgaagatttttttaatacatgaaTCTGTTTGGCATATGTACAGATGGCTCACTGATGATGAAATATGGCAAATCTAAGAAAAGTAGGAAAATACAAACTTAAACGTTATGAACTTTTAATTTCACCAGAGAAGTCATTGAGTTCCTTCCACAAACTGACCCCTGCCTGCCTAGCATCAAATCTCTGCCCTTCTCTGCTTGTTTCTTTGCCTCCAGCTGCAGTGTTGTTTCCCACATCTCATGTCTACACACTTGCTCATAGTGATTTTTCAGTTTGTAAGACCCTTCCTCTTCCTGTCCCTTAAGGCAAAGAACGGCAAATTACACGAGATGCTAATAGGTGCTCCATAAAATACTGTACCAATATTTGttttcctcaaaaatatgttgTAAGAAGAGAAACAATTTCTAAACTAACCACATGTATGTAGTCTCCCTAATTACAAAATCATCCTCTTTAAGACTTAAGTTTCATGAGAACAGTTgatgtatggatattttaatctGTGCTTTCTTGTATTGGCAGCAGTTAAATAAGCTGAGagttctgtgtgtatgtgtgtattttctgTTTGATGCTGACAGAGATCAATGTTGTCTATCTTGTCATAACTTGACATTCTGATACCTAATATTTATTGTGCAttggacataaaaataaaatttttgtctttctaACAGCAAATAATTCATTTCTACGTTTGTTGTTGTTTCTGCTGTTTACCTTTTCTGCACATTTAAGAATATTCtttagagcagtttaaggttcaGAGCAGAATTAAGAGGGAaataacctcacaccagtcagaatggccatcattcaaaagtccacaattGACTAATGCTGGAGAggccgtggagaaaagggaactctcctacactgctggtgggaatgaagtttgatgcagcctctgtggaaaacagtttggagattcctcaaaagactacgaatagacttatcatatgacccaggaatcctgcccctgggcatatatccagaaggaagcctacttcaaaaagacacctgcaccccaatgttcatagcagcactatttacaatgaccaaaacatggaaacagcctaaatgtccatcaacagatgagtggataaagaagatgtggtatatttatacaatggaatactattcagccataaaaccgacaacataatgccatttgcagcaacatggatgctcctggagaatgtcattctaagtgaagtaagccagaaagagaaagcaaaataccatatgagattgctcatatgtggaatcttaaaaacaaaacaaaacaaaacataaatacaaaacagaaacagactcctagacatagaatacaaacttgtggttgccaagggggcagggggtgggaagggacagactgggatttcaaaatttgtagatactgacaggcatatgcagaatagataaacaagattatactgtatagcacagggaaatatatacaagatcttgtggtagctcacaatgaaaaaaaaatgtgacaatgaataaatgtatgttcatgtataactgaaaaattgtgctctacactggaatttgatacaacattgtaaaatgactataactcaataaaaaatgtttaaaataaagaaggaaataatgagatttcccatatactccctaCTCTCAAACATCAATAGCCTGCCctattatcaacatcccccaaaatgtaacaaaagagtggtacatttgttagaATTGATGACCCCACATTGACatatcattatcacccaaagtccatagtttgttTTTGTACATtgtatgggtttggacaaatgtataatgacatgtctccatcattataatatcatacagagtattttcattgccctaaaaatcttctATGTGCCATctttttatccctccccacccctcaatcccaggcaaccactgatgttttcactgtctccatagttttgccttttccagaatgtcatccAGTTGAGATCATGCagaatgtaactttttcagactggcttctttcacttagcaatatgcatttacttttcctccatgtctttttatggctggatagctcatttctctttagcactgaataatatacCATTGTCTGAATGAACTACTATAGTTTATTCaactactgaaggacatcttggttgcttccaagttctgTGAATTATTAATAACACTGTTAGAAACATTTATAAGAGGTTTTTCGTGAGGATGTACATTTTCAAcccctttggataaataccaaggagcatgaatactggatcatatgttaacAGTAATTTTAGTTTTAGTCATTATCTTCTAAAGCGGCTGTACTGTTTTGCATTCTCACCATCaataaatgagagttcctgtttttTCACATCTTAACCAGCATTTGGTGTGTCTCTGTTCCAGATTTCAAACATTCTCTAgtaggtgtgcagtggtatctcattgttttaattcacatttccctgatggcaCATGATggggagcatcttttcatatgtttatttgctatctgtatattttctttggtgaggtgtctgttaaaaGTTTGGCCTGTTTTTTAACtaggttttttttcttgttttgtttaagtgttctttgtatattttagatagcagtcctttattttttgcaaaaaaaaaaaagttttgtaaatatttcctcccagtctgtggtttgtcttgTCTTGTCATTCTTCTGACCTTGACTTTCACagagcaaatgtttttaattttaatgaagtactTTCCCACACTTTAATATATTGAATGAACTTTCATCTACGTTGATTAAAtagattataattttttatttttttcctatggtcAAATAAATCTGAGAAATTTTCTACTCAACTTTTTTCCAAGTGTAAGTACAGAACTTTACTGCATCATAATTGACTAGATTTATATCCACCTCCCCCTCTAAACTGCAAGCTCCTTGAAGGCATTGACCTCTGCTTTATTCACTTTCAATTACAAGTTTCTACCACAATTTCCATCCTATGAAAGTTGCAGAGTACTTTAACTACTACAACCTGAGCACATCCAGAGAAAATCATGTCCTTTTTTCCCTAACTGGTGATAAGCTTTATTCCAGCTCCTAGGATCCTTGACACCTAGAACTAACACAGGGAAATGTGAGAGTAGAAACACGGGACTCACCACTATAGAACCATGAAAGCCAGACCAACTGGCTGTCCTCTCCCTGTCTCCACCTCCTGCAGCCTCAAAGAACACAGCTATAAGACTTGCAGAATGAGGAAATGGGGATGATAGCAGCACATATAGAATTACTTTGTTGCtcattgaggacaagaatcttcCTCTCACATAGAACCCTCCCCTGCTTTATGTAATACTGATTTTTCATCTGCAGATCAGAAAATCAAGCATGCTGTGTATACACTACTCTTAATATCATTATTTCTTTACCCAAGGCATTAGGTTGATTAGAAATTTGGATGCTACCATTTCATACTCATAGaagagagcctggcacatagcaggcactcaaaagaatatttgttaaataaatgagggagtaaatatttactctctctACTTAATGCAGTGAAAtgaataagttttcttttcccctcctaTCAGTGAATAAGCAATTTCCATCTTGGACCTTTTCCACAAGAGTTTTTGGAAGTcctattgaaagaaaaaaatttaaacaggaaAATTCATGAATACAAGGATCGAGAAATTAGAAATGGAAAAGCCTTACTAGGTCGTTGAGTTCATGCTCTGGCTAGTGGTTGAGGCAGTGTTGCTCCCACAGTCCTTTCCTTCAGAGGAAAACCAGTATCTTAGAAGGGTAAATTTGGACTTTAGGGCTTTATATTCAATCGTTTGTTTTTGGAAGAATAATTCCACTATGGGACAAGGAAAAATTGAGGAAgaattctcattttccttgatttccccttttttttttcccttgatttaAGGAAATTCATTGCATCCTTATCTTTGATTAGCACCATAAATtacctccctcctttccttgaTAAGTTTGGCTTAACaattaatatatttaactttatactCAACTAACATAAACAGATAATGTTGTCTGCCTTCtattgtttttattatctttctctttttcctcaagTCTTTGAAAATTTTTGCTTGGAAATTCTGAATGATAATAGAAAATCTGAGTCTTCCTGGGATTTAAACAGAAATAAGGgagtaattaaaatttaaaattcttccaaatgTTCCTTGATATGACTCCAAAAGGGTTCCTGGGCCcaattccagtgtgtgtgtgtgtgtgtgtgtgtgtgtgtgtgtgtgtatgtgtgaagaCTTTCCCACACCAACAAGACATTCTAGGACACCAGCAGGGTGTCCAAGAATTCatctcaattctgacactatcgcCCCAGGGATAGCATCAGATTTAAAAGACTCAGACCTATAACACTGCCCTCCACTTCAGACGCCAATCACAAccccaggttgttacctgtgcttctaaCCGAAGAGCTACAAACTGAAGGTTCCCATGAACCCCTCCAACTCAGGATGCCAATGACAAGTCCAGGTTattacctgtacttctgaccaacttgctacaaatcagaggttcccatcaACTTCTTAGGTTTGAATACTTtcctagaatggctcacagaactgagGAAACTCtgtttactcactagattacctatttattataaaaggatattaaaGGTTATGGGTCAACAgccaaatggaaagatacctagGGCAAAGCCTGGGCAAAGAGCACGGAGCTTTCAAGACCATATCATACCCACACTTTCTCCagtctccacgtgttcaccaactCAAAATTTTTCCAAACCCtgtccttttggggttttatggaagcttcattacataggcatgactGATTAAATCCTTGGCCATTGGTGACTGGGTCAATCTCCAGGGAACTGAGGACAAGGGACCAAATATTATCACATTGCTCCTAttgctcaggaaattccaagggttttgggAGCTATGAGCCAAGAACtgtggatgaagaccaaatatataagAAGAGCACATATATATGTTCCCTATAAATCACAATATGGCAATGGCATAACCTAATAGTTGCTTGACAATTATCATCAGATTATTTTGCATTTATGCCATGATTTTCCTCTTGGTAGCTCAAGGAATGCTAACATAGTGGAACTCGAGATAAAACAGATCAGCATTTAGGACTATTGAATATAGTCAATGTATTCTCATGGAAAGGCAAGGGTTCAAAACCAGAGATGTGGCATAGTACTTTCCATGTAGCAGACTGTTCAATAAATATATGATAAATTGAGTTAAATAGTTAACTGATTCCTACTAATTATACCAATGCTTGTATTTTGAAGTGATATCAAATTGTTAACTTCAgaactgtgtgtttttttttttaataactgtcAATTCAATGCTACAAAACATTTGGGAGGTACCTCATGGTACAAAAGACTGTGAATTAACTAcgattttaaaatgttagaataAGATTCATCATTTTCAATGGGATTCAATAAGATTTACTGAGGAAGAGGGAGATCTAGCAAATTAGCAGCTACTGCTCATAAACTGGATTCTCTTACAGGAGGAGAGTGTAGATTACCTTCAAGTCAGAAATTTAGTTAAGTGTTCTGAATTTACACTAGAGTCAAAACATGATGAGAAGGGTCTATATGGGgaaaaactatattaaaattacatttgagAGAATCTTTTCACTTAAGTAAGGATTGTTATCGTTAGTTAACAAAGCAatttctgtaataaaatttaCTGTAGATTTTTGAGATTAGATACTCCACAATTTCCCTGCTGcctgaaagcagagaaagagagttAGATGTCTTCTGGGTATTCAATCCAATGATTACACAGAAAACTACAGTTCTGCTATATAGTGAGGCACAATATATTTTGCACATCATTGCAGTTCAAAGTAACAGAGAgggtttatattttattattaattttatgaaCCCTCATATTATTTATCCATTGATTGGCAGTTTTCACAAAACGTTTATAagggttttgtcttttttaagggaaaaaacaaagtttGCATTCCACTGAGTTGTCAAAAGTCGTCCCCAATTTTACCTCATAAAACTTTTCAATAAGATCAATTCTTTAGTTCTCAGGGTGTAATATGCATTCATTAAAGTAGCAATTAATGGTCCAGACTAGAAATAGGAATAGTTTGCACagagaaaatgggcagaaaacaacATCccatcaaagaaaatgaaaaattagttATGAATCAATAATCAGTTCTACCTCACAGTATTAGAATCTggctttttagaaagaaaaacacaaaacaaaataaaacaaaaactgaactCTCCTCTGGCAGGTTTAAGTTTTTATCTGAATAGATTCTTAGCCAGATGATAAATCAGATGTTATCAAGTTAGAAATTATTGCTGTTTTAATTAGTTACCAATATTACAAAAGTCCACTTATTTTAGGGTAAAAAAAAAGTCCACTAAGATTTACATCTAGGGTCTTTATTCTGTTACTGTCACACTAAACAAAGCAATAACCCAGAAGCTACCACTATTTTGGCAAATTCCAATAATAAATGCTTAGTAGAGACAGTTCAAATGTGAAATTATAGAATTACTGTAGAAGTCCTATGCCATTCCACTGCAAAGAGACATGAACATTTCAGAAAGAACTTTAGCCATCAATGTAAAAACACATAATCAAATATTCT
The Camelus bactrianus isolate YW-2024 breed Bactrian camel chromosome 2, ASM4877302v1, whole genome shotgun sequence genome window above contains:
- the LOC141574981 gene encoding uncharacterized protein LOC141574981 is translated as MKSEVCRSEKAFRAPLVPKVSAENAWVPWSTAGGSIKERDERAGAGERRRERATPPLAQRWGREEPEGRRRRQAEEVGGVGRSPAPVARRAAVCSLPATRRALIRRPEPPGRPLPPLRPRHARPGPAPPAPARAGAAGAGGAGRSGEDAAGGWPQAGSGFETTRGLEWPGFDPHTSPQPGILSFPARWARGGGSPGEPRTPTGGTCFELIIGRGRVQRPVLGFRKFTSSYLHCSPSRGPVSPERTPGTFRSGH